AGCAATTCTGTACTAACTTCTGAAAAACGATTATTCATCTCTTGTATAATTAAATCAACAACCTATCATTCAAATTTGCAACCATGAtaacattaataatcaatgaaatatctttaacaaaaaaaatagatatttagAAATAATACCTGACAAAAAATCTCCACACGATAATGATGAAAATTGGTGATGAGCTGCCCTCTACGCCTACCATGACCACGAGTTAGCATGTTGTCCTCCATATCAAGTATTGGAATCATATTCAATTCACAAAATGTGTTAACTTGTTCCAAAATTATCTGCCATCCATCTTCCCTGAAGTCTTGTAGTCGACATTTCACACTTCTAACCAAGGACATGACTTGAACAATATTTTGATCCCCTTGTTATAAGGAAAGTGATAACTCATTTGTAATTCCCAATATATACTTCATCAAATGTAACACAAAAACAAATTGATAACTCTCCATCTTCTCAATTAAACCTGCGGCAACACCTTTATTTGCAGAATAAGAGGCGTCATCATATACATTTCCTAACACTTCTATCACTGAGGACCACATAGAGCATAAACGAAGTAATGTTAAGTAGTGTGATCCCCAACGAGTATCTCCAGGTCTTGCTAAACTAGTTtcttaattttttccttttccactAGTAATTTCTCCACTTTCCAATTCAGCAATTATTTTATCATGTTGAATCTTTCTAAGttgatctctcctcttacaagatgCTCCAGATATATTCACAATCATAGTGATATACCCAAAAAATTCACTCACAGTAAAATTATCATGGGCAACAGCAACAAGAACTAATTGGAGCTGGTGAGAGAAACAGTGAACATACATTGCAAATGGATTTTCTTGTAGTATCAGAGATTTCAATCCATTGAACTCACCACGCATATTTGAAGCTCCATCATATCCTTGGCCTCTCAATCTAGATAATGATAAACCATGTTGCACAAATAAAGCATCAATAGCCATTTTCAAAGAATGAGAACTGGTGTCAGGCACATGCACAACTGCAAGAAATCGTTCAATCACACATCCTTTTTTATTCACATACCTCAAAACAACTCCCATATGCTCCTTCACTGAACTGTCCCTAGCCTCATCAACCATCAAAGAAAAGAATTTATCTCCAATATCATTGATTATAGCAAGTGTAATCTCTGAAGCACAAGCAcgtgttaaatccttttgaatttttggggaagtcaattgattgtttgcaggagcattttgttttataactttagAAACCTCTTCATTTCGTTGACTATACCATTCAAGCAACTCAAGAAAATTACCTCTATTTGAAGAACTAGTTGACTCATCGTGTCCACGAAAGGGCAACCCTTGCTTCAATAGAAAGCGTGTCACATCCAGCATTGCTGTTAAACGAGTCCGATAATCAATTTCCATATCGCGACTATGTACTCGTAAAATATTCCCCACACTATGCCTTTGATCTTGAAAAGCCTCAAATTGTATTCTAGCTTCATTGTGACAACTATTCACAGTCCCCATATGACGATTGAATCTTTCTAATGCCCTTTTCCAATTGTTGTATCCATCTTTTATAAAGGCATTATctacattttctttatttaaagGTTTGAAGAGATAACACCAAAAACAAAATGCAGcatcttttgatatgctatactctagccatgtatattttttatacCAAGTTCCTTGAAAACTTCTTTCTTGATTACCAAAAGTTGTTTTCGGATACACATGACCATTTGGTTGACAAGGCCCTCGGAGCGCATACTCTCTTCGAGCTTGATCTCGAATAGTAATATCAAATTCTTCAATTGGTTTTCGTAATCCCGGATCACTAACAATATCATCCAAATTCAATTCTACACGGGATTGATTTTCTACTTGTTCAATAACATTCGGCTCATTAGAGGAGCTAGAGCCGGAACTACGAGTTCGTTTAAAAAATCTCTCCATATCCTacacaaataaataactaaaaataaattatgtaatgaacaactacaaatgtaATGGAAAAATATATGTTGAACTAAAACTTTAATAAACTACCATAGACCACAGTACCATTGCCAATTTAATAGAAATATAGAATACTCATGGAAAACTAAATAGTCTAAACTATAAATGTAATTCTgcatattttacaaaaaaataaaataaataataatggaAAACTACCAAtctaatagaaaactaaactatgGTAAATTCACTAAATTGTAATATGGACTgtacattttcaaaaaaaatcaaataataaaaaaaatttaaaacatagcAAATCTAAGTTCTAACCTTGTGAAGAAATGGTGTTGAAGCTTGGATTTGGAGGCTTAGAGTTAGAGTCGAGAGAGACTGCGAGTTGGAGTTGGAGGCTGGAGACCTTGGTCCTTACTCCTTGGGCTTGGACTCTAGTCTCTAGAACCTTGGTTGGAGGCTTGGAGTTGGAGAGTTAGAGTTGGAACTTGGAGGAGAGTTGAGTAACTTGAGTGGGAGTGGGAGAAGAGCTGAGGActgaggaggaagaagtggagtTAAGGACTTAGGGTTTGAAGTTTGAATCGCCGTCTGCGAAATGTGAAGCAGCAGGCAGCAGCTGCAATTCTGCAAAGCAATTTGGGGCTTTTACTTTTTACCAACCctgtttaatgtttttttttatttaatttatttaacaatGGGCCCCAcctattattgtttaattaaaattggtaaaaaaatttaaaaaaaaacaaaacaaaacttcGTCTTCTTCGGCACAGCCACACGCCCACACAGTGACACAGACGCAAACTGCACACACGCTTCACGCTTCACAGGCCGGCGCCGGCGCACGCACTACGCACAGCGGCACAGCGCAGGCACAGCCGTCGCGGCACGCCGGCACCAGCGGCGGCGCATGACGCTCCGCCACAGGGGAGGGCCATCGGCGTCCGGCAATGGCAGTGGCCAGTGGGCGGCGCGCCGGCGTCCAGCGGTCCAGGTGGAGGTGGGGGGGCTGAAGCCTCCTCATTCCGGTGATGTATAGTGGACGGCAGCAAGTTGGGGGCCTGAAGCCCCCCTCAGCCCCCCCCGTCGGTCCGCCACTGCTCGTAGCCTGTGATCACGCGAGGTGACCATTGGGAGAGTTTTTAGATCAGCAGGAAGAAAACTTCATTTCCGTCCGATTTGAtggaaaaaaaatatctaaaaaatattcagggatgaatttttaaatttttctatccCTTTGTTTATAAGATAACTAGCAATAAGGATAAGCAGTCTATCCTTTTTAaggatataaaaatttaaaaaaaaattctcaaattttgttttTGTCCTACTAAGTAAATTGGGATAAGTCATAGCAGTTTTGCCTAAATAGAATAAAATtacttttataataaaaaaactattttatttttattttctaagagGACAcgtccaaaattttaaaattgtcaAAAGGGCATCATACTTTACTATTTATTACCGAGTGcatctaattttaatattttctttactaatttttaggcatataagaattaaattttaacgtgaataacaaataaatttattttaatagatAATTAATCTAAAAATACTAGATTGATAGGCACTAGTTATTAGAATCGTCAATTTAGATTACGTCTATCAGCTTGATCCATCtcgttaaataatttaaatagattaagttaaattttatccATCTATTCAAAAGTAGAGGTAGATAGGCTGACCCATCTGGGCTCTTGACCCACATGAATTGGCTCGCTATGAGTTTGGGTTAGCTTacggattaaaaaaaaaaaaaattctctaaaatttAATGAGCTTGTAGATTTAACGGCGAGTGGGTTTGAAGACAATTTCATCAGGTTATTGTATGACATCTAATATCAAAAATAttgtataatttaatttaaaaaataatcattAATATTTTTATCCCAAGCATATCTATAAAaccaatatattataataataaacAAGTTGGAAATTTGATAGCATGCTCATGCAAAGCTTGTCACAAACATCTAGAGTGCTATGCTGCAAACGATACATCTAAACATGCCTATGAATTGCTACCAAATTGACTGAGATATAAGAAATTGATATTGATAGGAGTATTCTTTCTTTTTAAGGCATGATTCAACTCATCTAAttcataattcaaatttaaaaatttatatatatatatatatatatatatatatatatatatatatatatatatatatatatatatatattagtgaaTTCTTggattagtttatatatatatatatatattagtgaaTTCTTGGATTAGCTCGCATAAACGGTAACACACTTTGGGTTAGGGATTTCTCAACCCTCcaaatggctaacccatcatggGTTTGCCTACCCCATCTCAGGTTGCTTGTCTGACAACTCTATCCACTGCAAGTGCTTCCCCATTTAACATAATGGCCGGTGGATAGAGTaatcaatttgggttgggttCGTCGGGTTGTCCCACCTCTCCAAACAATTTAAGTAGGTTGGATTGAGATTTTATCAACTCATTTTAAGATAGGTCTAAACGAGCCGACCCACTTGGGCCAGCAACCCGCACAGGTCAGTGTGTGATGTGCTTGTGTTGACCCAgggttgagaaaaaaaaattttcttttaaaattgaaATCTAAAGTGAAAAACTCAATGGACTCGTGAGCTTAACCTACCTAATTCACAATCCAAGCTTAAAAATTTTAaccttttttatatttttttttatgggtTCGTGAATGGTGTTCGCCTATCTCACAACCCACCTTGGATTGGGTTGAGTTGGTTTGGATTGAGTTGGGGATTTTTCAACCCTTTAGGATGGCAGGTGAGCCCACCCACACCCCTCCATATAATGGGTTTTTTGTGAGTCAGCCAGCCCCTGCCATGGATTGGCATGTTTGACAACACTACCAGTGGGAAATTTTCGTAGGATTGAGCCGACCACTCTCAGGATTAGTCGACATAAGTTGGATACTTATTGCCAactaagaaagataaaaaaaatgaatttttaaaaaatagacatTGTGCAGATAAAAATGTCATGAAGTTGAGGCTTTAGGGTATGATGGAACTTAGGGGCAATGAACAAATCTACTAGACTTAAATCGAGCCCAATCAAAGCTAAATAAAACCATCTATAAGTTTTAACCGAAACTTATTAATGAACCTAGAAGATTTGAAATACTAAAACTGTTGAGTTATGttttttaattcaaactattcttCTTGGTATTTGTTGTTGTTCTAGTAATGCATGTGTGTATGTatttagtctcacattgctaagctaagaatGTTGGAAGACGTTATATATGGAGCCCTTctatccttgcttagcaaagttaaggggatctacacgcatgcgcgggctgaGCCCAAATTAGGTGGTTTccggggttcgagccggaaatccataaaccgggtgtgacacacgcgatcatcgcgcgcagggggggggtgcaaatctccAACTCGTGGGCCTCACGCTCACAGGCggcctggtttgtttttgccagtctttGGTTCACTAGCGAAAgcagtgttggagcaatcccaatggtccgtgcgaccatgtattttggtatttgggcaaagggtgtaagttaggttcacccttgtatttgatatgtgtatttgagttaggttgatggcttcgggtccggtgaaggatgaagcatccgagggaccgtggacaatgcagcgaggacaagggacgagggaagtgacttcgaggcatacgcgaaggatgacattggggacgagccacgagcttgaatgcatccgagggacgagagccaaaggaagtaggcttgaaggcaagaggttaaatctgcaaaagaagcgtcaagtgagtcataagggtgagggtacgagtgcatgagagattgtactcgaagtaaaatcctagttttaggatttattatagcgttactgtagcagcactgtagcactcgactgcatgttttagcagtcgactgttgtagtcgaccgcgcagtcgactgggtgcgaacagaatggttctgttcgttcggtcagtgtggatcaatcgactgcatgttttagcagtcgactacaccagtcgactagtatcgagccgttgggatataacggtcgaatttccacagagggtagtcgactgcatgttttggcagtcgactggtaagcggggttttcaacccgcgacctatataaccaaggcttggaagcttggttatccctgacgaaatagaggtggttaatctctattagtagtcttcctgtgccctagcttgtaaagagtccttggtgagagttgtgatgaggtttctccacccacaaggagctacgtgagctagccgaaggtcttccggggagtaatccactgatggatagggatcgtccacctcaaggacatgccgtggagtaggagctttatctccgaaccacgtaaaagatcgtgtagcttggtttgcattctttcttgtctttaatttaatttcctttagcttgtttgttttgtatattccgctgtgcatactaacaagtgtaggaagagagGATTTggaggcgccgtctatccaaccccccttcaagccggccaccgatcccctacaagtggtattagagcgaaggtcgtacttcaccggactaatcgccgagaagagcaaatacaagaagatgaccagcttgcttg
This genomic stretch from Zingiber officinale cultivar Zhangliang chromosome 7A, Zo_v1.1, whole genome shotgun sequence harbors:
- the LOC121999390 gene encoding uncharacterized protein LOC121999390, giving the protein MERFFKRTRSSGSSSSNEPNVIEQVENQSRVELNLDDIVSDPGLRKPIEEFDITIRDQARREYALRGPCQPNGHVYPKTTFGNQERSFQGTWYKKYTWLEYSISKDAAFCFWCYLFKPLNKENVDNAFIKDGYNNWKRALERFNRHMGTVNSCHNEARIQFEAFQDQRHSVGNILRVHSRDMEIDYRTRLTAMLDVTRFLLKQGLPFRGHDESTSSSNRGNFLDANNQLTSPKIQKDLTRACASEITLAIINDIGDKFFSLMVDEARDSSVKEHMGVVLRYVNKKGCVIERFLAVVHVPDTSSHSLKMAIDALFVQHGLSLSRLRGQGYDGASNMRGEFNGLKSLILQENPFAMYVHCFSHQLQLVLVAVAHDNFTVSEFFGYITMIVNISGASLIEVLGNVYDDASYSANKGVAAGDQNIVQVMSLVRSVKCRLQDFREDGWQIILEQVNTFCELNMIPILDMEDNMLTRGHGRRRGQLITNFHHYRVEIFCQVVDLIIQEMNNRFSEVSTELLGCISCLHPRNSFSQFDVHKLINLADFYHENFCGPDYLFLEQQLMRYFYNLRDDPYFSSIDDLEILAQKLVETEKHLVFPLVYRMIELALVLPVATASVERVFSAMKTVKTDLRNRMGDEWMNDSLVVYIEKDIFSTIENEQILQHFQQMQSRRIQLPPLVMENRSSIKWDKGKALEF